Proteins encoded by one window of Lycium barbarum isolate Lr01 chromosome 11, ASM1917538v2, whole genome shotgun sequence:
- the LOC132618404 gene encoding uncharacterized protein LOC132618404: protein MSSSRRAWIVAASVGAVEALKDQVGLCRWNYPLRSLAQHTKNNLRSYSQAKKLSSSSLIARSDKAKQSEESLRTVMYLSCWGPN, encoded by the coding sequence ATGAGTTCAAGCAGGAGAGCGTGGATAGTGGCAGCCAGTGTTGGAGCAGTTGAAGCCTTAAAAGATCAAGTTGGATTGTGTAGATGGAATTACCCATTGAggtctttggcacaacacacaaagAATAATTTGAGATCTTACTCTCAAGCTAAGaaactttcttcttcttcacttaTTGCAAGGAGCGACAAGGCAAAACAATCTGAAGAGTCTTTGAGGACAGTTATGTACTTGAGCTGTTGGGGTCCCAATTGA
- the LOC132617015 gene encoding uncharacterized protein LOC132617015, with protein MSSTSRAWVTAVSLGVVEALKDQGICRWNHTIRAVHQHAKNNLRSYSQAKKLSFQSSSLVSANKLESKKVRQSEESLRKVMYLSCWGPN; from the coding sequence ATGAGTTCAACAAGCAGGGCATGGGTTACAGCAGTGAGCTTGGGAGTGGTAGAGGCACTGAAAGATCAAGGAATATGTAGGTGGAATCACACAATCAGAGCCGTACATCAGCACGCCAAGAACAATCTACGCTCATATTCACAAGCCAAGAAGCTCTCTTTTCAATCTTCTTCTTTGGTTTCTGCAAATAAATTAGAATCGAAGAAGGTGAGGCAGTCGGAGGAGTCTCTTAGGAAAGTTATGTATTTGAGCTGTTGGGGTCCCAATTGA
- the LOC132618862 gene encoding uncharacterized protein LOC132618862, with the protein MSSSRRAWIVAASVGAVEALKDQVGLCRWNYPLRSLAQHTKNNIRSYSQAKKLSSSSLIARSDKANQSEESLRKVMYLSCWGPN; encoded by the coding sequence ATGAGTTCAAGCAGGAGAGCGTGGATAGTGGCAGCCAGTGTTGGAGCAGTTGAAGCCTTAAAAGATCAAGTTGGATTGTGTAGATGGAATTACCCATTGAggtctttggcacaacacacaaagAATAACATCAGATCTTACTCTCAAGCTAAGaaactttcttcttcttcacttaTTGCAAGGAGCGACAAGGCAAATCAATCTGAAGAGTCTTTGAGAAAAGTCATGTACTTGAGCTGCTGGGGTCCCAATTGA